The Salinirubellus salinus genome segment ACTTGCCGGTCGCGTCCTGTTCGACGTCCCGGACGTCGGTGATGGAGGGCGATATCTCGGGCTGGTTGTGGGGGTCGTCCATGAACGCCCACACCGCGGCGAGCGGCGCGTCGACCACGGCGGACTCGCTGACTTCGATCACACCCCCACGGAGGGGCCGCGCGAGGATAATCCGTCCGGACGCGCTCCATCCGGGCGAATCGGAGGGCTCACCGTCGGCTTTCGCTCGCCGAGTCGGGTGGAGGAGTTATCTCGTCCGACCGGTGAAACCGTTACATCGTGCGGACAGTCATCGTCGCCGTCGGGGTCGCGCTCGTCGCAGCCGTACTCTTCGGGGGGACGCTCGCGGCCCACCCGGGCGGGCCGAGTGACACCACCCCGGCGGGTGACCGACTCCTGACCCCCGTCGGCGGGGAGAGCGAGAGCCGCCTGTGGCCCTACACCAGCCGCAGTCCGTCGGTCGAGGGGCGGACGCTCGCGCTGAACGTCCTCGTCCGCGGGTCGCCCGAACGCGTCAGGGCGGCGCTCACCGACGCCGACTCGCGCTGGCGACCCGCCCACGGCTCGGTCAGGTACACCTACGTCGTCGGCCCGGACGGGACCGGCGAGTGGCGCCCGTCGGACTATCAGGTCGAGGTCGGCACCTACCTCGGGTCGCGGACCCACGCCAGGGCCTACGGGCCACCCAGCGGCGACTGGACCGCGCTCCAGCTCCACACCGAGTACTGGGACTGGTTCCGGCTCCGCCACACCGTCACCGGCGTCCCGTCGGGCGCACGCTTCCTCGCCTCGGACCTCGTTGACGAGCCGTTCGTCCGGAACGTCTCCGAGGTGCGTCACGGGTTCGTCGGCGGCGGGAGCCCCGGGCGCTGGACGGTGGTGGAGTTCGTGCCGGCGGCGCTCCTCGGGGCGGGCGTCGGCCTCCCCGTCGCGCTGGTCGGTGGATGGGGGAGGACGAGGGTCCATCGAGAGCTCGGCCTCGCGCTCGCGCTCGCCGGCCTCGTCGTGGGCGTCCGGGTGGGTGGACTCGCGGCCGAGCTCGCGCTGGGCGGCCTGCCCCCGAAGCTCGCCGTCGCCGTGGGCTACCCCCTGCTCGTAGCCGGGCCGCCGTTACTGGTCCACCGTCTCGCCCCCGACCGCCCGACCGGTCGGGTGGCCGTCCTCGCGACCGGCGGCCTGCTCGCGGGGCTGGCCCTCGACGCGCTGGTCGTCGGCGTCCACCGGTATCCGGCGTCGCTCGTCGGCCACCGCCTCGCGCTGGCCGCCACGCTCGGCCTGCTGGCCGCCGGCGTCGCTCGCGGCGACCGCCGGGTCCGCGCGCTCGCCCTCGGCGGCTGGCTGGTCGCGCTCGTCGTCCCGCTCGCGGACCTCATCTAGCCACGGGCCGAGCGACCCCGGCGACCCGGGGCGGTCCCGCCCGACCGCGCGGTAGACGACGACCCCGTGGTTCGCGTAGGCCCGGTCCCAGGCCGGCGAGACGGCGAACGACCGCTCCAGCGTCCCGAACGCGACGTGCTGGTGGCCACGGACGGTGTAGCCCCCGCGCGGGACGTAGACGTACGTCGGCGACCGGTCGGCCGGGAACCACCGCTCGACGCAGTCGGCGGTCGCACACGCCGAGACCTGCCGGTAGGCCCGGAGCTGTCGCTCGTAGGCCGTCGGCCCCCGCCACTCGACCCCCCACGGCCCGACGAGTATCGTCCGGTCGGCCAGCAGTGGGAACCACTCGGCCGCGTCGCCGAGGACGACGAACGTCGCGTCGGGGGCCGTCTCAGCCTGCACCCACGCCATCGCCGCGACGCTCTCGTCGTCGAGGAACTCGGGGGTCGAGGGGTCGCCGTCGAGCGTCGCCTCGTGGGCGAAGTAGCCCGCGCCCGCGACGGTCCCGAGGAGGAGGCAGGCGGCCGCCAGCGCCGACCGGCGGTCCACGCCCGCGACCGTGCCCTCGAGCGTGTCGAACGCCAGTCGACCCGAGAGGTCGGCCGCGACGGCCGCGAGGACGACGCTCCCCACCGCGAAGACGAACCGGGCCTGCGCGAACAGCACGAGGGCGACCGCCGCCCACGCGAGGAGGAAGCGGTCGCCACGCCAGCGCAGGTAGAGTCCCCCGACAACCGGGAGCAGCGCCAGCGAGAGCCCCGCGTCGAGCGTGTCGGTCCCCCCACCGAGCCCACCGTGGGTCCCCGCGGCCCCCAGTAGCACGTCCGGCCCGTGCGTGGCGACCACCCAGCCCAGCCACGGGGCCGCGAGCGCCACCCCACCGACCGCGATGGCCGTGCCACGGGCGAACCCCGCTGTGCTCCGGTCGCGGACCAGCCAGAGCAGCAGGACGCTCGTGCCCGCGAACACCGTGTACGTCGGGTGTGAGAGGAGCGTCGCTCCGAACGCGAGCGCCCCGAGCGCCACGGCGCCGAGTGCCCCGCGGCGCGAGTCCGCCTCGAACGCGCGGTAACCGGCGTAGACGGCGAGGAGCGCGTAGCAGAACGCGAACGCCCGGACGACGCCGCCGGCCGAGACGTGCCACTGGAGCAACTGGGGGTTCAGCGCGGTGGCGGCGGCGGCGAGCGCACCGGCCGGCCGCGAGCCCGTGTAGTCACGCGCCAGCAGGTACGTCGGGACGAGCGCGGCGAGGACCCCCACGCCGGGGAGCAGGCGGGCGATCGTCACCGGGTCGACACCGAGGTCGAGCAGCCCCGCCAGCACGTAGAACTGCAGCGGCGGGTAGGCGAACGGCACGCCGGCGGCGGTGTAGCCCGAGACGTTCGGGGGTGGGACGTAGCCGTTCGCGACGAGCGCCTCGGCCAGTCGGAGGTAGAGGCCCGCGCCGTACGCCGGGTACGGGTTCGTGACGAGGTAGACGGCGACGGCGAGGACGCCGGCGGCGAGTCCGGCCCCCAGCCACGGCCCGTCGCGTCGGTCGAGGAGACCCGGCGTCATCGGCGCTCCAGCCGGAACGGCCACCGGGGGCGGAGCCGTCGGTCGGCCCGTCGGTACTCGAAGGTGACCCAGCCGAGCGTCCCGCCCACCAGGCCGAGGACGGCGAGCGCCTCGCTCGGCCCGACCCAGCGCGGGAACAGGTACGAGACGGCGTTGACGATGGGCCCGGGGAGCGTCGCCTCGACGCGGGCCCGGACCGACGCCGAGGGCGGCGGCGGGTGCCGGTCCGGGAGCCCGAGGGCGGCTGCACTCTCGCCACCGGTGCTCTCGTCGCCGGTGCCCAGTCGCTCGGCCTCGTAGGGGAACCCGACCGACGCGGTCCAGACGACCGTGCCGTTCCGGGCCACCTCGAGCACGCGGTCGCCGTTGGAGTCCGTCACGAGCGTGTGTCCGTTCGGGAGGCGGTCGGCGTCGCGCGGCCACTGGAGGCGGGCGTCGGCCCACGTCCACGACTGGACCCACCGGCCGTCCTCGCGCTGGTACTCCACGACCCGGCCGTTCTCGCTGTCGGCGACGAGCAGCGCCGGCCCACCCCGCTCGGCCGGGACGAAATCGGGGTTGTGCTGTTCGTACAGCGTGTCGTGCTCGTCGTCGGTCCCGAGCGTCCACTCGTCGAGGAGTCCCCGCTCGAAGTCGACGAAGACGACCTGGTCCTGGTTGCGCAGGCTCACCATCACCACCTCGCGCCCGTCGAGTTCGACGACCTCCACGTCGTTGAGGTGCGTCCAGTCCTCGGGGTAGGGTCCGCCACTCGAGACGTCGAAGTCGGACTGGGCGTCCCACGACCACTCCACGAGGCCCGTGGTCGTGTTCGCGACGAACACGCGGTCGGCGT includes the following:
- a CDS encoding glycosyltransferase family 39 protein, coding for MTPGLLDRRDGPWLGAGLAAGVLAVAVYLVTNPYPAYGAGLYLRLAEALVANGYVPPPNVSGYTAAGVPFAYPPLQFYVLAGLLDLGVDPVTIARLLPGVGVLAALVPTYLLARDYTGSRPAGALAAAATALNPQLLQWHVSAGGVVRAFAFCYALLAVYAGYRAFEADSRRGALGAVALGALAFGATLLSHPTYTVFAGTSVLLLWLVRDRSTAGFARGTAIAVGGVALAAPWLGWVVATHGPDVLLGAAGTHGGLGGGTDTLDAGLSLALLPVVGGLYLRWRGDRFLLAWAAVALVLFAQARFVFAVGSVVLAAVAADLSGRLAFDTLEGTVAGVDRRSALAAACLLLGTVAGAGYFAHEATLDGDPSTPEFLDDESVAAMAWVQAETAPDATFVVLGDAAEWFPLLADRTILVGPWGVEWRGPTAYERQLRAYRQVSACATADCVERWFPADRSPTYVYVPRGGYTVRGHQHVAFGTLERSFAVSPAWDRAYANHGVVVYRAVGRDRPGSPGSLGPWLDEVRERDDERDQPAAEGERADPAVAASDAGGQQAERGGQREAVADERRRIPVDADDQRVEGQPREQAAGREDGHPTGRAVGGETVDQ
- a CDS encoding arylsulfotransferase family protein — translated: MMHAGVRAIRAAFAALVLLSAATLGAGYVAADRAGDRVTGDPAVEQAFRTGERGPVVGSRSAITVVATDSNAFVSDEDDAPRAMAELVAFAPDGTVYYYENDHTRYWDVDPVEGTAATVEFVYADHLPPAACDGTVCTRNGVERVNLTTGERTAVYSRITPGKHSTRWHDVDRLGPERLLVADIYADRVFVANTTTGLVEWSWDAQSDFDVSSGGPYPEDWTHLNDVEVVELDGREVVMVSLRNQDQVVFVDFERGLLDEWTLGTDDEHDTLYEQHNPDFVPAERGGPALLVADSENGRVVEYQREDGRWVQSWTWADARLQWPRDADRLPNGHTLVTDSNGDRVLEVARNGTVVWTASVGFPYEAERLGTGDESTGGESAAALGLPDRHPPPPSASVRARVEATLPGPIVNAVSYLFPRWVGPSEALAVLGLVGGTLGWVTFEYRRADRRLRPRWPFRLERR